The genomic segment ATATGGTGGCAACGGTTTTGCCCAAGAACAAACGAACAATGGGCGTGTCGTTGCACTCGCTTGTTCGGCGTATTCCGATGGCGTTGGGACCAGTGATTGGCGGTGTGCTGATTGGAGCATTTGGGGAAACGCAAGGTGTGCGCCTCGCGTTTATCGTCGCCTTTGTCTTGGCTGGTGTGTCGCTGATGCTCCAGCAGGTCATGATTACCGATGAAAAACGAACTCCTGCCGCGAAAGATTCAAAGTCATACGGCTTGACCTTGCTCAGCGCGCCCTTGCGAAACTTGCTGGTAGCGGATATTCTGGTACGTTTTTGCGAGCAAATCCCCTATGCATTTGTCGTCATCTGGTGTGTCAGTATCAACAAGATTACGCCGCTGCAATTTGGCTTATTGACGACTATCGAAATGGTGACGGCAATGCTGGTCTATATCCCTGTGGCGTATCTGGCAGACAAAAACACCAAGAAACCGTTTGTAGTGACAACGTTTGTCTTTTTCACGATATTCCCGCTGATTTTGCTTGTCGCGCAGTCATTTTGGGTAATGGCTATTGCTTTCGTGATTCGGGGGCTGAAAGAATTTGGCGAACCCACACGGAAAGCGCTGATAATGGATTTAGCCCCAGACGGCAGAAAAGCGGCGACGTTTGGCGTGTACTACCTCATACGCGATATTATCGTATCCATCGCCGCTTTTGGCGGGGCGCTGCTCTGGGACGCCTCAACGGCAAAACTCATCATAGACACTGTTGGAATAGGACAGACGCTCTTGCCTTTCTTCAACGCGATTACATCTCCTGCAACCAACTTCCTGGTCGCTTTCGGCTTTGGGTTAGCAGGGACGCTCTACTTTGCCTTCTTCGGTCAGGACTTGGGCCGTGCCGCAATTCCTGTAACACAAACGCAATCAGCAGAGAAGGAGTAAACGATTATGAAATGGGTAACTCGCTCACACGTTCACGTAGACCGTGTTGCGTGTCCGTGGCTTATTAGCCGTTTTGTTGACTCGGACGCGGAGTTTATTTTCGTGCCAAAGAGTCAGGTGGAGCAAGTGGCAAAAGAAACGGGCGCAATTCCTTTCGATGCCCCTAATGTGGAACTTGGGCATAAGAACGGAAAATGCTCTTTTGAGAGCATCATTGAAAACTACGGCCTAACTGACCCCGCCTTACTTCGACTGGCAAAAATCGTACACGCGGCAGACATAGACGCAGACCTACACACGGACGAGATAG from the Chloroflexota bacterium genome contains:
- a CDS encoding MFS transporter → MQIVKTRQRITDFLGLKKNIVALLAMVILVGIGEKMAERFLPLYLMALGGGAFSIGLLNGLDNLLSALYSFPGGYASDKLGYKRALLLFNLLAMAGYVVVIAVPNWQAVILGAILFVSWTAISLPATMDMVATVLPKNKRTMGVSLHSLVRRIPMALGPVIGGVLIGAFGETQGVRLAFIVAFVLAGVSLMLQQVMITDEKRTPAAKDSKSYGLTLLSAPLRNLLVADILVRFCEQIPYAFVVIWCVSINKITPLQFGLLTTIEMVTAMLVYIPVAYLADKNTKKPFVVTTFVFFTIFPLILLVAQSFWVMAIAFVIRGLKEFGEPTRKALIMDLAPDGRKAATFGVYYLIRDIIVSIAAFGGALLWDASTAKLIIDTVGIGQTLLPFFNAITSPATNFLVAFGFGLAGTLYFAFFGQDLGRAAIPVTQTQSAEKE
- a CDS encoding chromate resistance protein, which translates into the protein MKWVTRSHVHVDRVACPWLISRFVDSDAEFIFVPKSQVEQVAKETGAIPFDAPNVELGHKNGKCSFESIIENYGLTDPALLRLAKIVHAADIDADLHTDEIAPGLEAIAVGYSLRFPDDTENLSRQFDVYDALYAWCRLQVARQA